Below is a window of Candidatus Obscuribacterales bacterium DNA.
CCTTTATCGAGGCTGGATGGGTGTGGAATCAGGGCGATCGCTCCCTAGAACAGTCATCGTTAGCCTCCATTGGGCTGGGTTTGCAGTGGCAGCAGCCCAATTTTACCCTACGCGTCGATTGGGCAACCCCTTTAACCACGGTGCAGTCATCAGAACGAACCTGGCAGGAAAATGGGGTGTTATTTTCCATTACGGCACAACCGTTTTAAGTTGCGATGATACTGTTGAGGAGTAAGATTATGGCCAGTCGATCATGGGTAATATATACAACTAGTCTGCTGGCGATCGCGGGGCTAGGCTCTCCAGCGATCGCTCAGATTGTGCCGGATGAGTCCCTCGGGGCAGAGCGCAGCCGTTTGAATCAGCGGGTGAATGTGAATGGTCGGCGCATCGATCAAATTGACGGTGGTGCCCAGCGGGGTCGTCATCTATTTCATAGTTTTCAAGAGTTTAACGTGGGCGATCGCCAGCGCGTTTATTTCACCAATCCCGCCGGCATCCATACTATTGTGGGACGGGTCACCGGTGCCAATGCTTCCACCATTCTGGGAACCCTCGGTGTTTTGGGGGATGCCAATTTATTTTTGATGAATCCCAATGGTCTAATCTTTGGCCCCAATGCTCAGTTAGACTTGCGCGGTTCGTTTGTGGGCACCACCGCCGATCGCTTAGTCTTTGGCCCTGATCTATCCTTTAGCGCCAGTCAGCCGCAAGCCCCGCCCCTGCTCACCCTAGAAGTTCCTATCGGTCTGCAGTTTGGGGCAGATCCAGCCGCGATTCTTAACCTAGGTATCCTAGAAGGAACCCAGGATCTCGTGCTAGCAGGCGGAGGAGTGGTGAGCACAGGACAGTTGATCGCTCCCCAGGGAACTGTGGCGATCGCCACCCCTTCTAGCCGCTCTCAGACCTTGTCTCATTTGGATCAGCCTCTCACCTTAATGCCAGTAGACTCAAGGCTTTCCCCTCGGTCTCAGGCTTCTCCGTATCTGATCACTACCTCGGGCTTGAT
It encodes the following:
- a CDS encoding filamentous hemagglutinin N-terminal domain-containing protein, with the protein product MASRSWVIYTTSLLAIAGLGSPAIAQIVPDESLGAERSRLNQRVNVNGRRIDQIDGGAQRGRHLFHSFQEFNVGDRQRVYFTNPAGIHTIVGRVTGANASTILGTLGVLGDANLFLMNPNGLIFGPNAQLDLRGSFVGTTADRLVFGPDLSFSASQPQAPPLLTLEVPIGLQFGADPAAILNLGILEGTQDLVLAGGGVVSTGQLIAPQGTVAIATPSSRSQTLSHLDQPLTLMPVDSRLSPRSQASPYLITTSGLIPLTDLPTVAAGDVEIQGVNAQAAILSAGQDLRLLSSQLVTQQDLTLLGQHQVWITDQLDAPVTAIAGGALLIQGRDRIQIQALS